From the Diceros bicornis minor isolate mBicDic1 chromosome 19, mDicBic1.mat.cur, whole genome shotgun sequence genome, one window contains:
- the OXT gene encoding oxytocin-neurophysin 1, which yields MAGPSLACCLLGLLALTSACYIQNCPLGGKRAARDLDVRRCLPCGPGGKGRCFGPSICCGDELGCFVGTAEALRCQEENYLPSPCQSGQKPCGSGGRCAAAGICCSPDGCRTDPACDPEAAFSQR from the exons ATGGCCGGACCCAGCCTCGCCTGCTGCCTGCTCGGCCTCCTGGCGCTGACCTCCGCCTGCTACATCCAGAACTGCCCCCTGGGCGGCAAGAGGGCCGCGAGGGACCTCGACGTGCGCCGG TGCCTCCCCTGCGGCCCCGGGGGCAAAGGGCGCTGCTTCGGGCCCAGCATCTGCTGCGGGGACGAGCTGGGCTGCTTCGTGGGCACGGCCGAGGCGCTGCGCTGCCAGGAGGAGAACTACCTGCCGTCGCCCTGCCAGTCGGGCCAGAAGCCGTGCGGGAGCGGGGGCCGCTGCGCCGCCGCCGGCATCTGCTGCAGCCCGG ACGGCTGCCGCACGGATCCCGCCTGCGACCCCGAGGCCGCCTTCTCCCAGCGCTGA